The following are encoded in a window of Bacillus sp. SORGH_AS_0510 genomic DNA:
- the xerS gene encoding tyrosine recombinase XerS: MSNQSKQLNYKKLQQLLDELPWYVAEYINHKQRKLSAASLLNYCHDFKIFFNWMVSEHLWSGDVKDIPLDQLEKMTVIQVDSFLNFLHYQLNNKEITVNRKLSALKSLFNYLQNIAETRDLQPYIQRNVMAKIEFNEIKETMETIANKMEGKILLGDEYEKFRAFIAHDFGELNKDNKRIYNFYKMNQQRDTAIISLILGSGLRLSELVGLDVDDIDFSKFTARVLRKGNKEQFVYFSQVAMADLQEYLNVRVAKYQVDKNNKALFISAPMGPKGKSRRLTARAVEKLIEKYAAAFGKPSLSVHKLRHSFATRYHAEINDVPKLRRQLGHSSIQTTMIYTHIRNDDLKTAVDKMDMPKD, from the coding sequence ATGAGTAATCAGTCAAAACAATTAAATTACAAAAAACTGCAGCAATTACTAGATGAATTGCCATGGTACGTGGCTGAATATATCAACCATAAACAGCGTAAGCTTTCGGCAGCATCACTATTAAATTACTGTCATGATTTTAAGATCTTTTTTAACTGGATGGTCAGCGAACATTTATGGTCTGGCGATGTTAAGGACATTCCATTGGATCAACTAGAAAAAATGACCGTGATTCAGGTGGATTCTTTCCTAAACTTCCTCCATTATCAATTAAATAATAAAGAAATTACGGTAAATCGGAAGTTATCTGCATTAAAATCCTTATTTAATTATCTACAAAATATCGCTGAAACACGCGATTTACAGCCATATATCCAACGTAATGTTATGGCAAAAATTGAATTTAATGAGATTAAAGAGACTATGGAAACGATCGCAAACAAAATGGAAGGCAAAATTCTTCTCGGGGATGAATATGAGAAATTTAGAGCCTTTATTGCACATGATTTCGGAGAATTAAACAAGGATAACAAGAGAATCTATAACTTTTACAAAATGAATCAACAGCGTGATACGGCCATTATATCGTTAATTTTAGGTTCTGGCCTCCGTTTATCCGAGCTTGTTGGCTTAGATGTGGATGATATTGATTTTAGTAAGTTCACAGCAAGAGTCCTTCGTAAAGGAAATAAAGAGCAATTTGTTTATTTCAGTCAGGTAGCGATGGCTGATTTACAGGAATATTTAAATGTAAGAGTTGCTAAGTACCAGGTGGATAAGAACAATAAAGCATTGTTTATTTCAGCTCCAATGGGCCCTAAAGGCAAATCTAGAAGACTTACAGCACGCGCAGTAGAAAAACTAATAGAGAAATATGCGGCAGCATTCGGTAAACCTTCGTTATCAGTACATAAACTAAGACACTCATTTGCAACTAGATACCATGCGGAAATCAACGATGTACCGAAATTAAGACGGCAATTGGGTCATTCATCAATCCAAACTACGATGATTTATACGCATATCAGGAATGATGATCTGAAAACCGCGGTTGATAAGATGGATATGCCGAAGGATTAA
- a CDS encoding helix-turn-helix domain-containing protein gives MILTKRRREFLDQICRQYQTTKIPVHYSEVAEAIGVSKWTAYDVLKTLESQGLVKRNYSANENETGRSVVVFSPTEMAESMFQRERRETSDTEEWETILNHMTELIESQQNLPLMEAINHIIIRMKAVDVKLEFCAYFLSVLILYLNSLGKSVKGLTVNMVNASPEAKVQLTVFVGAVIGMIIQSVGDELSPEMVTLVQQFFDNVNQLNSVELQLLIEFIKQS, from the coding sequence ATGATCTTAACAAAAAGAAGACGCGAATTTTTGGATCAAATTTGCCGTCAATATCAAACAACCAAAATTCCTGTCCATTATTCTGAAGTGGCAGAAGCGATTGGTGTAAGTAAATGGACAGCGTACGATGTACTAAAAACCTTAGAAAGCCAAGGTCTTGTAAAAAGAAATTATTCCGCCAATGAAAATGAAACTGGACGTTCAGTTGTCGTATTCTCTCCTACAGAGATGGCAGAATCAATGTTTCAAAGAGAAAGAAGAGAAACATCTGATACTGAGGAATGGGAGACCATTCTTAACCATATGACCGAATTAATTGAAAGTCAGCAAAACCTCCCTCTTATGGAAGCTATTAATCATATTATCATTCGTATGAAGGCAGTCGATGTTAAGCTGGAATTTTGTGCGTACTTCCTAAGTGTTTTAATTTTATATTTAAATAGCTTAGGAAAATCGGTGAAGGGTCTAACGGTCAATATGGTAAATGCCTCACCAGAAGCTAAAGTGCAGCTAACAGTATTTGTTGGCGCAGTTATTGGCATGATTATCCAATCAGTTGGTGATGAATTAAGTCCAGAAATGGTCACATTAGTTCAACAATTCTTCGATAATGTGAATCAATTAAATAGTGTAGAATTACAGTTACTTATTGAATTTATCAAACAAAGTTAA
- a CDS encoding staygreen family protein — protein MSVFIPSKLSVTYLAPATPFRPVEGRKYTLTHSDTTGQLFLSIGCNYNYSAINYSMRDEVLAEWVPQLGEFSLCARVYVSGGEYDENYTKVRFLIFQKELNLALKAIINGDQALYSNFPWLLDAPIYVHFESVYPQYNQVVYYGTPRNYLV, from the coding sequence ATGAGCGTCTTCATTCCTTCAAAACTATCTGTTACCTATCTAGCTCCCGCTACGCCTTTTCGGCCTGTAGAGGGTAGGAAATACACTCTCACCCATTCAGATACCACAGGACAGCTTTTTCTTTCTATAGGCTGCAATTATAATTATAGTGCGATTAACTACAGTATGCGCGATGAGGTATTAGCTGAATGGGTACCCCAATTAGGGGAATTTTCATTGTGTGCTCGTGTTTATGTAAGTGGTGGAGAATATGATGAAAATTACACAAAAGTTCGTTTTTTGATTTTTCAAAAGGAGTTAAATTTAGCTTTAAAAGCAATAATTAATGGGGATCAAGCGTTATACTCAAACTTCCCATGGTTGTTAGATGCCCCAATCTACGTTCACTTTGAATCAGTTTATCCTCAATATAATCAAGTAGTATATTACGGAACACCGAGGAACTATTTAGTTTGA
- the nagZ gene encoding beta-N-acetylhexosaminidase, with the protein MTKNKKRRKVFSSILIFLLIASIIAFYGYYLKERTLMKEKQTETPPLNSSNNTELETPSEIVKNIVFFAKQGEIAKGSSFVIGKTKQREVINVWGKPEKETEVNQLLYDDYPNKDTTIGYKNDIIADLRSKDSYVQKVRYDDILKSLGEPDNVSYYKDADHNQIILGYDVSSQFRLKWILKKPNEANENPSVDHISIVALFTSSIVEDPQDRIRELIANMSLDEKIGQLIISGIDGTTLLPTDKKLITEYHIGGLIFYSNNLLSKQQTLKFVDSLINTNKINKFPLFMSVDQEGGRISRLPEASRTPSSADIGIKNDRESAYSIGETLAEELKKLGFNLDFAPVLDVNSNPNNPVIGDRSFGSNANIVAGMGIQVMKGIQSKQIISVIKHFPGHGDTSVDSHLQLPIVNKTLNQLQQLELIPFQQAINNGADVVMVAHILLPNLDGRYPSSMSKEIISTILRKQMNYNGVIITDDMTMGAIINNYGIGEASVLSLQAGSDIILVAHDFNNVIKVINSIKSAVKDGTISEERINESVERVILLKEKYLR; encoded by the coding sequence GTGACTAAAAACAAAAAAAGAAGAAAAGTATTCTCTTCAATACTAATATTTTTATTAATAGCTTCAATAATAGCTTTTTATGGATATTATTTAAAAGAAAGAACCCTTATGAAAGAAAAACAAACAGAAACCCCCCCATTAAATTCTTCAAATAATACAGAATTAGAAACCCCATCAGAAATCGTGAAGAACATTGTATTTTTTGCTAAACAGGGTGAAATAGCAAAGGGATCATCATTTGTAATCGGTAAAACCAAGCAAAGAGAAGTTATTAATGTATGGGGGAAGCCTGAAAAAGAGACAGAGGTAAATCAATTACTATATGATGATTACCCAAATAAAGACACTACAATTGGTTATAAGAATGATATCATTGCTGATTTAAGATCAAAGGATAGCTACGTTCAAAAAGTTCGTTACGATGATATATTGAAGAGTCTTGGGGAACCAGATAATGTAAGTTACTATAAAGATGCAGATCATAATCAAATAATTCTTGGATACGACGTTAGTTCTCAGTTTCGGCTAAAGTGGATTTTGAAAAAGCCAAATGAGGCCAACGAGAATCCATCTGTAGACCATATTTCAATTGTGGCATTATTTACATCTTCTATAGTAGAAGATCCTCAAGATCGAATTAGGGAACTAATTGCAAATATGAGTTTAGACGAGAAAATAGGTCAATTGATTATATCAGGAATCGATGGGACAACGCTGCTACCAACGGATAAAAAATTGATTACTGAATATCATATCGGTGGATTAATTTTCTATTCAAATAACTTACTATCAAAACAACAAACACTTAAATTTGTTGATTCTCTTATAAATACAAACAAAATAAATAAATTCCCTTTATTTATGAGTGTAGATCAAGAAGGAGGACGTATTTCTAGACTTCCAGAGGCTTCCAGGACACCTTCAAGTGCTGATATCGGTATAAAAAATGACAGGGAAAGTGCTTATTCTATTGGAGAGACCTTAGCAGAAGAGTTAAAAAAATTAGGATTCAATCTTGACTTTGCACCTGTCCTTGATGTGAATAGTAATCCCAATAATCCTGTTATTGGAGATAGGTCCTTTGGCAGTAATGCAAATATAGTGGCTGGTATGGGGATTCAAGTCATGAAAGGCATTCAATCAAAACAAATTATTTCGGTAATCAAACATTTTCCTGGGCATGGAGACACATCTGTTGATTCGCATTTACAATTACCTATTGTAAATAAAACCCTTAATCAACTACAACAGCTTGAACTAATTCCGTTTCAACAAGCCATAAATAATGGGGCAGACGTTGTAATGGTTGCTCATATATTACTACCGAATCTTGACGGAAGATATCCCTCATCAATGTCTAAAGAAATTATCAGCACTATCTTAAGAAAACAGATGAATTATAATGGTGTGATCATAACAGATGACATGACCATGGGAGCCATCATAAATAATTATGGAATAGGAGAGGCTTCAGTACTATCACTTCAAGCAGGTAGTGATATTATACTCGTCGCTCACGATTTTAATAATGTTATAAAGGTAATCAATTCAATTAAATCAGCTGTAAAAGATGGTACTATTTCAGAAGAAAGGATAAATGAAAGTGTGGAGAGAGTAATACTATTAAAGGAAAAATACTTAAGATAA
- a CDS encoding rRNA methyltransferase, which translates to MWVSVNGKLIQKTDHTRVKFRTNISKSIINNLNELAEKNNTHINYLIESGLKSVLSKGVITFNKDLRPSDRIQYKTTYDIELLECVKDFAKQHNLFINDVIEYSVNYINVEKAKKSNYKHRIE; encoded by the coding sequence ATGTGGGTATCAGTAAATGGAAAGTTGATACAAAAAACAGATCATACACGAGTGAAATTCAGAACTAACATTAGTAAATCAATTATTAATAATTTAAATGAATTAGCAGAAAAAAATAATACTCATATAAACTACTTGATTGAAAGTGGTCTAAAAAGCGTTTTATCTAAGGGTGTTATAACATTTAATAAAGATTTAAGACCTTCTGATAGAATTCAATATAAAACTACTTATGATATAGAGCTATTAGAATGTGTAAAAGATTTCGCCAAACAACATAATTTATTTATTAATGATGTTATTGAATATAGTGTAAATTATATTAACGTGGAAAAGGCTAAAAAGAGTAATTATAAACATCGGATAGAGTAA
- a CDS encoding ABC transporter ATP-binding protein, with protein MLKLTKYLKPFQLPIYLVLVLVLLQSLAELYLPTLMSDIVDKGVITGDTDYIWKIGGFMMLVAAGGMICSIAASFFSAKAASGFGKSLRSKLFSHVSNFSLHEFDQLGTASLITRTTNDITQIQQVLVMMLRMMAMAPMMCIGGIIMAYSKDSKLTLVLAVSLPVLVLAIVFIASKGMPLFKAMQVKLDKLNRVLRENLTGIRVIRSFNRIDYEKNRFNEANWDLTQTAIQVNKLMAAMMPIMMLVLNLSTVAIIWFGGLRISSGHMQVGDMMAFIQYAMQIMFSFIMLSMMFVMIPRASVSAVRINEVLQTVADISDPPVTSLEEGIQGQVEFKDVTFSYPGAEMPAIENISFKMKPGEVTAIIGGTGSGKSTLINLIPRFYDVDSGAVLINGVDVRQLTQEKLRKKIGFVPQQAVLFTGSISENIRYGKEDATDDEVQHAATIAQASEFITTMEDGYNAMIAQGGTNVSGGQKQRLSIARALVRKPEIYIFDDSFSALDFKTDAKLRAALKEETGDSTLLIVAQRVSTIMDADQIIVLDHGRIAGIGAHKELLETCPVYREIVLSQLSEEEIA; from the coding sequence TTGTTAAAATTAACAAAATATCTAAAACCGTTTCAATTGCCAATCTACTTAGTTCTTGTACTTGTCCTCCTACAGTCATTGGCTGAGCTTTATCTTCCCACATTAATGTCTGACATTGTTGATAAGGGGGTAATTACAGGGGATACGGACTACATATGGAAAATTGGCGGTTTCATGATGCTTGTGGCAGCTGGCGGAATGATATGTTCCATTGCGGCTAGTTTTTTTTCAGCTAAGGCTGCTTCAGGCTTCGGTAAGTCATTACGTTCGAAATTATTTTCTCACGTGAGTAATTTTTCCTTACATGAATTTGATCAACTAGGAACCGCTTCATTAATTACAAGAACGACTAATGATATTACCCAAATTCAGCAGGTACTCGTAATGATGTTAAGAATGATGGCTATGGCTCCAATGATGTGCATTGGAGGTATCATCATGGCTTATTCAAAGGATTCAAAATTAACATTAGTACTTGCAGTATCATTGCCTGTACTTGTATTGGCTATTGTATTCATAGCCAGTAAAGGTATGCCACTTTTTAAAGCCATGCAGGTTAAGCTCGATAAACTTAACCGTGTATTGCGAGAAAATTTAACAGGAATCCGAGTAATCCGCTCGTTTAATCGAATAGATTACGAGAAGAATCGCTTTAATGAAGCTAACTGGGACTTAACACAGACTGCGATTCAAGTAAATAAACTTATGGCTGCCATGATGCCTATTATGATGCTTGTCCTTAATCTTTCTACTGTGGCTATTATATGGTTCGGTGGTCTTCGTATAAGCAGCGGTCATATGCAAGTCGGAGATATGATGGCATTTATTCAATATGCCATGCAAATTATGTTCTCGTTTATTATGCTTTCCATGATGTTTGTCATGATTCCGCGAGCCTCCGTTTCTGCCGTTAGAATTAACGAGGTTCTTCAAACGGTTGCAGATATTAGCGACCCTCCTGTCACTTCTTTAGAGGAAGGTATACAAGGACAGGTGGAATTTAAAGATGTTACATTTAGCTATCCTGGTGCAGAAATGCCAGCTATTGAGAATATCTCCTTTAAAATGAAACCAGGTGAGGTAACTGCGATCATAGGTGGAACAGGTTCAGGTAAATCAACGCTTATTAATTTAATTCCTCGTTTTTATGACGTGGATAGCGGTGCTGTTTTGATAAATGGTGTGGATGTTCGACAACTGACACAGGAGAAACTACGAAAAAAAATCGGCTTTGTCCCTCAGCAGGCTGTATTGTTTACGGGTTCTATATCTGAAAATATCCGTTATGGAAAAGAAGATGCAACAGATGATGAAGTGCAACATGCAGCCACTATTGCACAAGCGTCTGAATTTATTACAACGATGGAAGACGGGTATAATGCGATGATTGCCCAAGGGGGAACAAATGTTTCGGGAGGTCAAAAACAGCGATTATCCATTGCACGTGCACTAGTTCGTAAACCGGAAATATATATTTTTGATGACAGCTTTTCTGCATTGGACTTTAAAACAGATGCTAAACTTCGTGCTGCATTAAAAGAGGAGACTGGTGATTCAACCTTATTAATTGTTGCTCAGCGTGTTAGTACAATTATGGATGCAGACCAAATTATTGTTCTTGATCATGGACGTATAGCTGGAATAGGTGCACATAAAGAATTATTAGAGACTTGTCCAGTATATCGTGAAATTGTGTTGTCGCAGCTTTCAGAGGAGGAAATCGCATGA
- a CDS encoding ABC transporter ATP-binding protein, whose protein sequence is MSNESKQHDKLPAGGPRRPGPGGGFGPMGMAMPVQKAKDFKGTLKRLIGYLKPYKMQLLAVLLTAMISTVFAIVSPKIMGKATTKLFEGLMMKLRGAPGAKIDFDYIGQIIILLIGLYLLSSIFAYIQQYIMAGVAQKTVYHLRNEVEEKLNRLPLKYFDSRTHGEILSRAVNDVDNISTTLQQSLTQLITSVVTLIGVIVMMLSISPLMTLIVVITLPLSFIATAKIAKKSQQYFKRQQQSLGQLNGHVEEMYTGHKVIKVFGHEKKSIETFETVNDKLYQAGWKAQFVSGMIMPLMSFINNIGYVLVSVAGGILVTKKAIEIGDIQAFIQYARQFSQPIAQTASIANVLQSTVASAERVFEILDETEEVPEAADAKVIVAPKGDVVFEHVSFGYKETELLIEDMNIEVDRGQKVAIVGPTGAGKTTLINLLMRFYEINGGRILIDGIDIRELKREHLRSLFGMVLQDTWLFNSTIRDNIAYGREGATEEEIIAAAQAANADHFIRTLPEGYDTILNEEASNISQGQKQLLTIARAILANPSILILDEATSSVDTRTEVQIQRAMDHLMKGRTSFIIAHRLSTIRDADLILVMNNGSVIEKGTHAELLERGEFYADLYNSQFTGNSGIKNVG, encoded by the coding sequence ATGAGTAATGAATCCAAACAACATGATAAATTACCCGCTGGTGGCCCACGAAGACCAGGTCCTGGCGGAGGATTCGGTCCAATGGGCATGGCAATGCCTGTCCAGAAAGCAAAAGATTTTAAAGGCACATTAAAGAGATTAATAGGATATTTAAAACCATATAAAATGCAGCTATTAGCTGTATTACTTACTGCGATGATCAGTACAGTATTCGCTATCGTTAGTCCTAAAATTATGGGTAAAGCTACTACAAAGCTGTTTGAAGGACTGATGATGAAGCTGAGAGGTGCACCAGGGGCAAAAATAGATTTTGATTATATCGGGCAGATAATTATTTTATTAATTGGCCTTTATTTATTGAGTTCCATATTCGCCTATATTCAGCAGTATATTATGGCCGGTGTGGCCCAAAAAACAGTTTATCATCTCCGCAATGAAGTAGAGGAAAAGCTAAACCGGCTGCCACTTAAATACTTTGATTCCAGGACACATGGCGAGATTCTCAGCCGGGCTGTGAACGATGTAGATAATATTAGTACCACTCTCCAGCAAAGCTTAACCCAATTAATAACTTCCGTTGTTACGCTAATAGGTGTCATTGTGATGATGCTATCTATCAGTCCGTTGATGACACTTATTGTTGTTATAACCTTGCCATTAAGCTTTATTGCAACCGCAAAAATTGCGAAAAAGTCGCAACAGTATTTCAAACGGCAGCAGCAATCCCTTGGCCAGCTCAATGGTCATGTAGAAGAGATGTATACTGGGCATAAAGTAATTAAGGTTTTTGGACATGAAAAAAAGTCGATTGAGACATTTGAAACTGTAAATGACAAACTCTACCAAGCGGGTTGGAAGGCACAATTTGTGTCTGGAATGATAATGCCATTAATGTCATTTATAAATAATATTGGGTATGTTTTAGTATCTGTAGCTGGAGGGATTCTTGTTACAAAAAAAGCAATTGAAATTGGTGATATTCAAGCGTTCATCCAATACGCAAGGCAATTTTCTCAACCAATCGCTCAAACTGCCTCCATTGCAAATGTTTTGCAGTCGACAGTGGCTAGCGCGGAGCGGGTATTCGAGATATTAGATGAAACCGAAGAAGTACCTGAAGCCGCTGATGCTAAAGTGATTGTGGCACCTAAGGGTGACGTTGTGTTTGAACATGTTTCCTTTGGATACAAAGAAACTGAACTATTAATTGAGGACATGAACATCGAAGTGGACCGAGGTCAAAAAGTAGCCATTGTTGGACCAACAGGTGCTGGTAAAACCACTCTTATTAATCTATTGATGCGTTTTTACGAAATTAACGGAGGTAGGATTTTAATAGATGGCATTGATATTAGAGAACTTAAACGAGAGCACCTAAGAAGCTTATTTGGTATGGTGCTGCAGGACACTTGGCTGTTCAATAGCACGATTCGCGATAATATTGCTTACGGTCGAGAGGGGGCAACTGAGGAGGAAATCATTGCAGCAGCTCAAGCGGCAAATGCTGACCATTTTATCAGGACGCTACCTGAGGGGTACGATACGATTTTAAACGAGGAAGCCTCCAACATATCTCAAGGGCAAAAGCAGTTATTAACGATTGCTAGGGCGATTCTAGCTAACCCTTCTATATTAATATTAGATGAAGCGACCAGCAGTGTCGATACTCGCACAGAAGTACAGATTCAAAGGGCCATGGATCATTTGATGAAGGGACGCACCAGCTTTATCATTGCCCATCGGTTATCAACCATTCGGGATGCTGATCTGATTTTGGTGATGAATAATGGTAGTGTCATAGAAAAAGGAACCCATGCTGAGCTACTAGAGCGTGGCGAGTTCTATGCGGACTTATATAATAGTCAGTTTACAGGTAATAGCGGAATCAAGAATGTTGGATAG
- a CDS encoding PH domain-containing protein — MRFYSKKGIITGFLLWGTVLFLIGSFLFLPGGPEGMGETITAIVITTMISAFIIWIWFGTYYEIKREQLIVAGGPFRWKIDIMSMSSIRKTRNPLSSPALSLKRLEIRYGKWNIIFISPQHEVQFCQLIQKINPKVIIDIN, encoded by the coding sequence ATGCGATTTTACTCAAAAAAGGGAATTATTACAGGGTTTCTCCTATGGGGAACCGTACTTTTTTTAATTGGTTCGTTCCTATTTCTCCCAGGAGGACCAGAGGGGATGGGGGAGACGATAACAGCTATAGTCATTACTACTATGATTAGTGCTTTTATTATTTGGATTTGGTTTGGAACCTATTATGAGATTAAACGAGAACAATTAATCGTAGCCGGCGGACCATTTAGGTGGAAAATTGATATTATGTCAATGAGCAGCATCAGAAAAACGCGCAATCCATTATCAAGCCCAGCATTATCATTAAAACGACTGGAAATACGATATGGTAAATGGAATATAATTTTCATTTCACCACAACATGAAGTGCAATTTTGTCAGTTGATCCAGAAAATTAATCCCAAGGTGATCATTGATATAAATTGA